From the genome of Chloroherpetonaceae bacterium:
AGCGCAAAGACTTCAAGCCCTCTGCCTAACTCCTTCTTTATCAAGGCAGGTGTGGCAATCACTGCAGCGCCCATCAAGAAAAGATTATTGAGCGACGTAATGATAAGAATACCGCGCAAGGGCACATTGCGCTGAATGCGCTGAAGACTCGCCTTCGTATCCGTCAAGATTTGCAGCAAGGAAAATGGGCTGGATGCTCTATGTGCAGGAAGTGCAATCGCCCAAATGAAAAAGTATGAGGCGAAAAATGTGAGCGCAGTAATACCTAACAGGTAGGCAGGCATCACGACTTGTGCCAACACGCCAACCGCCAGCGGTGCAAGAAGAAATGCAATTTGCTCTGATGTTTGCACCAGTGAGTTGGCTTTTAGCAGCGCAACTTCTCGCTCATAAGGAGACCCTGTAACCAGTTCTGGAATTGCAGCATTGCGTGCAGGCACGAAAAATGCACTGAACGCTGAAATTGCAAACGCCACCGCCGCTAGCCACCACGCTGAAAGCAAGTTGAGAAAGAAAAGCATCGGCACAAGCAAAACGAGCACGCCCCGTGCAAGGTCTGCAATAAGCATCACAGCACGGCGAGAAGTGCGGTCAATGTAGGCACCCGCAAATAGCCCAAATAGCAGAATCGGCAGGTAACTAAACATCTGCACCAAACCCGTAATCGCACTGCTACCTGTAAGCTCTAACGCTAAGAAAGGCAATGCCAACATAAAAAGCGACTCGCCAAACTTGGCAATGATTTGCCCGACCCACAAAAGTCCTAAGTTGCGGTTGAGGAAAAGTGCCTTCAGCAGCGCGTTCATACTAAAAAAGAAGCAGGTTTGTCATGTCTATCCGCAGGAATAGTGTGGCTGGCCAGAGAAAGCTAACTTAATAGATTTTGCCTTGAAAGCCACGCTACGGCTCCGCACGCATTTGCTTGTAGAAGTTGATAAGTCCATTCGTGGAAGAGTCGTGAGAAAACACGGGTTCTTTGGTTTCAAGCTCAGGCAGAATTTTCTTGGCTAACTGCTTGCCAAGCTCCACGCCCCATTGGTCAAAGGCATTGATGTCCCAGATAATGCTCTGCACAAAGATTTTGTGTTCATACATCGCAATAAGGCTGCCCAATGTGCGTGGCGTCAGTTTCTTGAAAAGAATCGAGTTTGTAGGCCTGTTGCCTTCAAAGACCTTGTGCGGCAAAAGTTTTTTGAGCGCTGCGCCTTTCAGACCTTGTGCTTGAAGTTCCGCTTCAACTTCTGCTTCAGTCTTACCTCGCATAAGCGCTTCAGTTTGAGCAAAGAAGTTCGAGAGCAGAATCTCGTGATGATTTCCAATCGGGTTATGGGTTTGACACGGCGCTAAGAAATCACACGGAATAAGCTTGGTGCCTTGATGAATAAGCTGGTAGAAAGCATGCTGACCGTTTGTGCCCGGCTCTCCCCAAACAATCGGTCCTGTCTGGTAGTCGACAACCTCACCCTTTTTGGTAACGCGCTTGCCGTTCGATTCCATATCGCCTTGCTGGAAATAGGCAGCAAAGCGCGAAAGATACTGGTCGTAGGGCAAGATAGCATAGCTTTCAGCGCCGAAGAAGTTGTTATACCAAATGCCAAGCAGCGCAAGAATCACGGGCATATTTCGGTCAAGAGGGGCAGTGCGGAAGTGCTCATCCATTTCAAAAGCACCTGTAAGCAGTTCTTCAAAATTCTCAAAGCCAATCGAGAGCGCAATCGAGAGTCCAATAGCAGACCAAAGTGAGTATCGACCGCCGACCCAATCCCAGAAGACGAACATATTGTTCGTATC
Proteins encoded in this window:
- a CDS encoding MFS transporter, yielding MNALLKALFLNRNLGLLWVGQIIAKFGESLFMLALPFLALELTGSSAITGLVQMFSYLPILLFGLFAGAYIDRTSRRAVMLIADLARGVLVLLVPMLFFLNLLSAWWLAAVAFAISAFSAFFVPARNAAIPELVTGSPYEREVALLKANSLVQTSEQIAFLLAPLAVGVLAQVVMPAYLLGITALTFFASYFFIWAIALPAHRASSPFSLLQILTDTKASLQRIQRNVPLRGILIITSLNNLFLMGAAVIATPALIKKELGRGLEVFALIEFIFAVMMLLVGFLMNIFASRARAIGYEKIWAFGLIMDGFTYCPYYFCRSVEELCLYAAIHSAFIIFIIVPRSVLIQRLAPSEDLGKVFSFLNVAVAGMTALSSAATGWLCETIGIREAFLGIGIFAGLTGIAAWHFVAMPIRALNLGQTSA
- the pgi gene encoding glucose-6-phosphate isomerase translates to MPSLTQLPAWKALAAHYKKVSKLHLRDLFEKDPRRFEKFSLRVGDILLDYSKNRITEETMRLLIELAKATKVKANIEKMFRGEKINTTENRAALHIALRNRSNRPIEVDGKDVMPEVNAVLAQMKTFTEAVRKGEWRGYTGQPITDVVNIGIGGSDLGPAMVTAALKPYSKRDLNVHFVSNVDGTHIAETLRTLNAETTLFIIASKTFTTQETLTNAHTARRWFLERIGQEAAIAKHFVALSTNAEAVRQFGIDTNNMFVFWDWVGGRYSLWSAIGLSIALSIGFENFEELLTGAFEMDEHFRTAPLDRNMPVILALLGIWYNNFFGAESYAILPYDQYLSRFAAYFQQGDMESNGKRVTKKGEVVDYQTGPIVWGEPGTNGQHAFYQLIHQGTKLIPCDFLAPCQTHNPIGNHHEILLSNFFAQTEALMRGKTEAEVEAELQAQGLKGAALKKLLPHKVFEGNRPTNSILFKKLTPRTLGSLIAMYEHKIFVQSIIWDINAFDQWGVELGKQLAKKILPELETKEPVFSHDSSTNGLINFYKQMRAEP